The genomic DNA GGCCAGTACGAACTGGTGGAGCTGCAAAGCCAGAAAACCGAACTTACCCAGCGCAACGAGGCGCTGACGCAGGAAATCGAGAACCATCAGGCACCCCAGGTCTTGGCGGCAGCGGCCGGGGAACTCGGTATGGTCTCCTCGCCGTCCTTCGGCACCATTGATCTGCAGACGCTCACCGTCACCGGAACCCCCGAACCGGCCAAGGACGGCGATCCGGCACCCGCGCAGATCGGCGCGCCCAGCGTCCTGACCCAGCCGATCACCCCGGCGCCTTCCGTGAATCCGGAACCGGCGCCGGATACTGTGAGGGCAGCCGAGGCAAAGGAAGAGGCAGCCGCGCAGGAGGCCGCTGCCGCCGCAGCGGCAGCGGAGGACGGGCCGGAACCGGCACCCGAGACCGTTGTGGAAGCGGACCTGAACGGCGGAACCATTCCTGCTCCGGTCCAGAGAAGCGGAAACTGAAACAGGCCGGCAGGCATCAACTTTAGGTATTAACGAGGACACGTTGTGGCACAGACATCCGGCCCGAACAACCACAGGGTGGCCCTCGTTGCCAAGCGGCTGCGGATAGGACTGGTCGCGGCCCTCGTTCTCCTGACCGTCCTGGGGCTCCGGCTTTTCCATGTCCAGGCCCTGGATCCGGCCGGCATGGCCGAAGACGCCGTCGCCAACCGGCTCACCACCGTTAGTGTCCCGGCCCTCCGCGGAAGCATCCTCGACGCCAACGGCAACTATCTGGCCCGCAGTGTGGAACGCTTCGACATTGTGGTGGATCAGCGGCTGTCACAGCCCTACGCCGAGGACGAGGTTTTCCAGCGCCGGGACTCCGAAGGCGTGCTGCAGGACATTACCTTTGACCAGGGTTTCGAGGAGCTCGCGGCGATCCTGGGCCAGGACACCGGGACCCTGCGTTCCTCGGTACTGGGGGAGAAGGGATTCAACTTCGTTGCCAAGACCGTCACCCCGGAAATCAAGGAGAAGGTCCTGGCAGTCAAATTCCCCGGCATCTACGCGGACCGGACCACGCTGCGCACCTATCCCTCCGGTGCGGTTGCCGGGTCCATCGTGGGTTTCCTGGGCACTGAAGGCGCCCAGGAAGGCCTTGAACTGACGCAGGATGAGATCCTCGCGGGTAAAGCCGGCAGCAAAACCTATGAAATCGGCGGGGACGGCATCCGGATTCCGTACGCCACCAACGAGGATGAGCCCGTGCAGGACGGGCAGTCCATCAAGCTCAGCATTGACCAGGACCTGCAGTGGTTCTCACAGCAGACCATCTCCGCCCAGGTGGAGGAATACAACGCCGAGTGGGGCAACATCGTTGTGATGGAGGCGGAAACGGGCAGGGTGGTTGCCCTCGCCGAGTCCACCACCGTGGACCCCAACAACCCGGGTGCCACGCCCGCCGAGTCCCGCAAGGCGCGGACCGTGACGGATTCCTTCGAACCGGGATCCACCACCAAGGTCATTACCATGGCTGCCGCAATCGAAGAGGGCCTGATCACCCCGGAATCACAGTTCGCCATCGGCCCGAACTACACCGTGGACGGTCAGACATTCAAAGACGCCGCACCGCACGGCGACCTCCGGATGACGGCCTCAGGGGTGCTGGCGAAGTCCCTGAACACCGGAACCGTGATGATCGGGCAGCAGCTCACGCCGCGCGAACGCTACGACTGGCTGCGGAAGTTCGGCATCGGCCAGCCCCTGAACGTGGGGCTGAACGGGGAAACCTCGGGCATACTCTCCGATCCCGACGAATGGGACACCCGGCAGCAGTACACAGTGCTCTTCGGCCAGGGGCTGACACAGACAGCCCTGCACACTGCCAGTGTCTACCAGACCATTGCCAACGACGGCGTGCGGATTCCGCCCAGCATCATCGACTCCGTGATCGATGAGGATGGTACCGAGAAGCCGGTTGAAAAACCTGAGGCAACCCGCGTTGTGTCCAAGGAGACAGCCGGGGAGGTCCGGCGCATGCTGGAGACCGTCACGGTGGACGGTTCCGGCGCCACGGGCGCCCTGGAGCAGTACAGGGTGGGGTCCAAAACGGGTACTGCCGAGGCTCCCGGTCCCAACGGCGGCTACAGCGGCTCCACGCTCTCCTATGCTGGTATTGCGCCTTTGGAGGATCCCAAGTACGTGGTTGTGGTGACCCTTCAGCGGCCGCAGGGCGACCTTTACTACATTATTCCGGGGCAGTCCTTCCAGAAGGTCATGGAGCAGGCGCTCGTCAGCAGCAACGTACCGCCCTCCACGGGAAAGCCGGAGACCTACCCCATTGAGTACTAAATCGGAGAGCAACGAAGTGCCAACAAGTGAAAACCAGCTGGCTGGATCAGGGCTGCGTCCTGCAGCGGTCCAGCCCGTCACCGTGCGTGCCGCCGTAGACCGCCTGCCGGCGGCTCTTCGTGACGTCGCGGCAGCCCCCGGCACCGGGGACGGGGCCTGGGCCACCGAGCTGACGGGACTGACCATCAATTCCCGCGAGGTGCGCCCCGGGGACCTCTACGTGGGAGTGGCAGGTGCACGCCATCACGGTGCCCGCTTCGCGCAGGCAGCGGAAGCAGCCGGAGCAGCTGCGGTGCTGACCGATGCTGCCGGGCTCGCCGAAATGGGCAGCCCCGGCATCCCGGTCTTCGTGGCAGGGGATGTCCGACGGCTGGTTGGCCCGCTTGCCGCCGCCGTCTTTGACAGCGTTCCCGCCCAAGGCCGCCGCCCCGCCCTGTTCGGCATCACCGGCACGAACGGCAAAACCACCACGTCCTACTTCCTGAACTCGCTCCTGCAGGCCCTCGGGCGCACCACCGGCCTTATCGGCACCATCGAGATCCAGGCCGGCGCCGAATCCATTCCCAGCGTCCTGACCACCCCGGAATCCCCGCAGGTGCACGGGCTGCTTGCCCTGATGCGCGAACGCGGACTCGACGCCGCCACCATGGAGGTTTCATCCCACGCGATTGCCTACCGCCGGGTGGACGGTGTGCGCTTCGATGTCGCCGGGTTTACCAACCTGACCCAGGACCATTTGGACCTGCACGGGTCGATGGAGGAGTACTTCGCTGCCAAAGCCGCACTGTTCCAG from Arthrobacter zhangbolii includes the following:
- a CDS encoding peptidoglycan D,D-transpeptidase FtsI family protein, translating into MAQTSGPNNHRVALVAKRLRIGLVAALVLLTVLGLRLFHVQALDPAGMAEDAVANRLTTVSVPALRGSILDANGNYLARSVERFDIVVDQRLSQPYAEDEVFQRRDSEGVLQDITFDQGFEELAAILGQDTGTLRSSVLGEKGFNFVAKTVTPEIKEKVLAVKFPGIYADRTTLRTYPSGAVAGSIVGFLGTEGAQEGLELTQDEILAGKAGSKTYEIGGDGIRIPYATNEDEPVQDGQSIKLSIDQDLQWFSQQTISAQVEEYNAEWGNIVVMEAETGRVVALAESTTVDPNNPGATPAESRKARTVTDSFEPGSTTKVITMAAAIEEGLITPESQFAIGPNYTVDGQTFKDAAPHGDLRMTASGVLAKSLNTGTVMIGQQLTPRERYDWLRKFGIGQPLNVGLNGETSGILSDPDEWDTRQQYTVLFGQGLTQTALHTASVYQTIANDGVRIPPSIIDSVIDEDGTEKPVEKPEATRVVSKETAGEVRRMLETVTVDGSGATGALEQYRVGSKTGTAEAPGPNGGYSGSTLSYAGIAPLEDPKYVVVVTLQRPQGDLYYIIPGQSFQKVMEQALVSSNVPPSTGKPETYPIEY